A section of the Pseudomonas lini genome encodes:
- the rpoD gene encoding RNA polymerase sigma factor RpoD translates to MSGKAQQQSRIKELITLGREQGYLTYAEVNDHLPEDISDPEQVEDIIRMINDMGINVFEVAPDKDSLMLADADTDEAAAEEAAAALAAVETDIGRTTDPVRMYMREMGTVELLTREGEIEIAKRIEEGIREVMGAIAHFPGTVDHILSEYTRVTTEGGRLSDVLSGYIDPDDGIAPPAAEVPPPVDPKAVKADDETDDDDAEATDDEEEAESGPDPVIAAQRFGAVADQMEITRKALKKHGRGNKLAIAELIALAELFMPIKLVPKQFEGLVERVRSALDRLRQQERAIMQLCVRDARMPRADFLRQFPGNEVDESWTDALAKGKSKYAEAIGRLQPDIIRCQQKLTALETETGLTIAEIKDINRRMSIGEAKARRAKKEMVEANLRLVISIAKKYTNRGLQFLDLIQEGNIGLMKAVDKFEYRRGYKFSTYATWWIRQAITRSIADQARTIRIPVHMIETINKLNRISRQMLQEMGREPTPEELGERMEMPEDKIRKVLKIAKEPISMETPIGDDEDSHLGDFIEDSTMQSPIDVATVESLKEATREVLSGLTAREAKVLRMRFGIDMNTDHTLEEVGKQFDVTRERIRQIEAKALRKLRHPTRSEHLRSFLDE, encoded by the coding sequence ATGTCCGGAAAAGCGCAACAGCAGTCTCGTATCAAAGAGTTGATCACACTTGGTCGTGAGCAGGGCTACCTGACTTACGCGGAGGTCAACGACCACCTGCCGGAGGATATTTCAGATCCGGAACAGGTGGAAGACATCATCCGCATGATTAATGACATGGGGATCAACGTATTCGAGGTTGCGCCAGATAAGGATTCCCTTATGCTGGCCGACGCCGATACTGACGAAGCCGCGGCCGAAGAGGCAGCAGCAGCGTTGGCAGCGGTCGAGACCGACATTGGTCGCACCACCGACCCAGTGCGCATGTACATGCGTGAAATGGGTACGGTAGAGCTCCTCACACGTGAAGGCGAAATCGAAATCGCCAAACGTATTGAAGAGGGCATCCGCGAAGTGATGGGCGCAATCGCGCACTTCCCTGGCACGGTTGACCATATTCTCTCCGAGTACACTCGCGTCACCACCGAAGGTGGCCGCCTGTCCGACGTCCTGAGCGGTTATATCGACCCGGACGACGGCATTGCGCCGCCTGCAGCCGAAGTGCCACCACCTGTCGACCCGAAAGCCGTGAAAGCGGATGACGAAACCGACGACGATGACGCCGAAGCGACTGATGACGAAGAAGAAGCCGAAAGCGGTCCGGATCCGGTCATCGCCGCACAGCGCTTTGGCGCTGTCGCCGATCAGATGGAAATCACCCGCAAGGCCCTGAAAAAGCACGGTCGTGGCAACAAGCTGGCAATCGCCGAGCTGATCGCCCTGGCTGAGCTGTTCATGCCGATCAAACTGGTGCCGAAGCAATTCGAAGGCCTGGTCGAGCGTGTTCGCAGTGCCCTGGATCGTCTGCGTCAACAAGAGCGCGCGATCATGCAACTGTGCGTTCGTGATGCTCGTATGCCGCGTGCCGACTTCCTGCGCCAGTTCCCGGGCAACGAAGTCGACGAAAGCTGGACCGATGCACTGGCCAAAGGCAAAAGCAAATACGCTGAAGCCATTGGTCGCCTGCAACCGGACATCATTCGTTGCCAGCAGAAGCTGACCGCGCTGGAAACCGAAACCGGTTTGACGATCGCCGAGATCAAGGACATCAACCGTCGCATGTCGATCGGTGAGGCCAAGGCCCGCCGCGCGAAGAAAGAGATGGTTGAAGCGAACTTGCGTCTGGTGATCTCCATCGCCAAGAAGTACACCAACCGTGGTTTGCAGTTCCTCGATCTGATCCAGGAAGGCAACATCGGTCTGATGAAAGCGGTAGACAAGTTCGAATACCGCCGCGGCTACAAATTCTCGACTTATGCCACCTGGTGGATCCGTCAGGCGATCACTCGCTCGATCGCCGACCAGGCCCGCACCATCCGTATTCCGGTGCACATGATCGAGACGATCAACAAGCTCAACCGTATTTCCCGGCAGATGCTGCAGGAAATGGGTCGCGAACCGACCCCGGAAGAGCTGGGCGAACGCATGGAAATGCCTGAGGACAAGATCCGCAAGGTATTGAAGATCGCTAAAGAGCCGATCTCCATGGAAACCCCGATCGGTGATGACGAAGATTCTCATCTGGGTGACTTCATCGAAGACTCGACCATGCAGTCGCCAATCGATGTCGCCACTGTTGAGAGCCTTAAAGAAGCGACTCGCGAAGTCCTGTCCGGCCTCACTGCCCGTGAAGCCAAGGTTCTGCGCATGCGCTTCGGTATCGACATGAATACCGACCACACCCTCGAAGAGGTTGGTAAGCAGTTCGACGTGACCCGTGAACGGATTCGTCAGATCGAAGCCAAGGCGCTGCGCAAGCTGCGCCACCCGACGAGAAGCGAGCATTTGCGCTCCTTCCTCGACGAGTGA
- a CDS encoding bifunctional diguanylate cyclase/phosphodiesterase: MPRWPTVLFLLSLMTWTATAGALTLTDEERSWLTAHPELRLGVDASWPPFEFRDEHGRYQGLAADYINVIRQRLAIKLTPIEPVSWTEVLQQAKQGKLDILPGIMSTPERQTYLSFTRPYLDFPIVILAHVGGPQPRKLEDLYGLKIAVVENYAPHELLRSHHPDLNLVAMPNVSSALQALATDAVDAVVGDLASSVWSLRQLKLDGLYVSGETPYRYQLAMAVPPNNKLLVSILDKVLADMTPSEISAIQEHWIGNVLDHRTFWLDVLSYGLPGLLFLMIVLAVVIRINRRLSSEIARRVALEQELRSSEYHYRGLVESLSAIAWEARISDYTYSYVSPHAQDLLGYPLPHWLIPGFWRNIIHPADLTRAQTFCDREVAAGRDHSVDYRVITADGRCLWVRDIVSLIEHAHEPVLRGLMIDISEAKRTEEALRLSEQKFASVFQQCPDILVIARLSDGCLLEVNEAFEEQIGLKAEDVIGQTATDLNIWGVPGVGPGLLQRLQAGSIRNLEMPFRRSNGQVFTGLISAEPFDLDTTPALVVVVRDISQLKETQQQLQTSEEKFAKAFHASPDGLLLSRQSDGLLLEVNEGFSRITGFNSAMSVDRSALDLGIWVNLNERKQMLELLHRDGFVRDFSCHIRRKDGQIRLCEVSSRPLPIGDEDCMLTIARDITERHLMQEKLQQAATVFESTAEGVLITDTQQHISAVNRAFTEITGYSESEALGHTPRLLASGLHDSAFYAAMWHQLTADGHWQGEISNRRKNGELYPSWLTISAVRNRDKLITHFVAVFADISSLKHAQAKLDYQAHHDPLTGLPNRTLFESRLLTALNSQQENGGQGAVLFLDLDRFKHINDSLGHPVGDLLLKGIAVRLKEQLRDIDTVARLGGDEFIILLPGLQQSSDADNIATKLLNCFAAPFQAGEHEFFISASIGTSLYPKDGCDVATLVKNADAAMYRSKAKGRNRVESYTRDLTAQASERVALEHELRRAIERNELFLYYQPKISLDDHRVVGAEALIRWHHPTFGDVPPEHFIPLAEENGMILQIGDWVLETACRQMYEWNQVYECLGPLSVNLAGAQLRQPNLLGRIEQLLKDNHLNPGFLQLEITENFIMSQAEEALAVLHQLKRLGVQLAIDDFGTGYSSLSYLKRLPLDILKIDQSFVRGLPDDPHDAAIVRAIIALGRSMQFTVIAEGVETQAQQQFLAAEGCEQIQGYIVSLPLPADEFAATFLRTAILDFSDSTAEKPSL; encoded by the coding sequence ATGCCCAGATGGCCGACCGTGCTTTTTTTGCTGTCGCTGATGACCTGGACCGCAACGGCTGGCGCGTTGACTCTTACCGACGAAGAACGTAGCTGGCTGACGGCTCACCCGGAATTGCGCCTGGGCGTTGACGCGTCCTGGCCGCCGTTTGAGTTTCGCGACGAACATGGGCGTTATCAAGGCCTGGCAGCAGACTACATCAACGTCATCCGTCAACGGCTGGCCATCAAACTCACGCCCATTGAGCCGGTCAGCTGGACCGAAGTCTTGCAGCAGGCCAAACAAGGCAAGCTAGACATCTTGCCGGGCATCATGTCGACTCCCGAACGCCAGACGTATCTGTCGTTCACCCGCCCCTATCTCGACTTTCCGATAGTTATTCTGGCTCACGTCGGAGGCCCCCAACCGCGCAAACTCGAAGACCTGTACGGGCTGAAGATCGCCGTGGTGGAAAACTATGCCCCCCACGAACTGTTGCGTAGCCACCATCCCGACTTGAATCTGGTGGCGATGCCCAACGTCAGCTCGGCGCTGCAGGCGCTCGCCACCGACGCCGTGGACGCCGTAGTGGGCGATCTTGCCTCCAGTGTCTGGAGCCTGCGCCAGCTCAAGCTCGACGGGCTCTATGTCAGCGGTGAAACACCCTATCGCTACCAATTGGCGATGGCCGTTCCTCCGAACAACAAGCTGCTGGTCAGCATCCTGGACAAAGTCCTGGCAGACATGACCCCGAGTGAAATCAGTGCCATCCAGGAACACTGGATCGGTAACGTCCTGGACCATCGAACCTTCTGGCTCGACGTGCTGAGTTACGGCCTGCCAGGATTACTGTTTCTCATGATCGTGCTGGCAGTGGTTATCCGGATCAACCGCCGTCTCAGCTCTGAAATTGCCCGTCGGGTCGCTCTGGAACAGGAGCTGCGCAGCAGCGAATACCATTACCGCGGGCTGGTGGAGAGCCTTTCAGCCATTGCTTGGGAAGCACGGATCAGCGACTACACCTACAGCTACGTGTCACCTCATGCCCAGGATCTCCTTGGTTATCCCCTGCCCCATTGGCTGATTCCGGGCTTCTGGCGCAACATCATTCACCCCGCGGATCTGACCCGCGCCCAGACCTTCTGCGACCGTGAAGTGGCGGCCGGGCGCGATCACAGCGTCGATTATCGGGTCATCACCGCTGACGGCCGTTGCCTGTGGGTCCGCGACATCGTCAGCCTGATCGAGCACGCCCATGAACCGGTACTGCGCGGACTGATGATCGACATCAGCGAAGCCAAGCGCACTGAAGAGGCGCTGCGCCTGTCGGAGCAGAAGTTCGCTTCAGTGTTCCAGCAATGCCCGGATATTCTGGTGATCGCGCGGCTTTCCGACGGTTGTCTGCTGGAGGTCAACGAAGCGTTCGAAGAACAGATCGGCCTCAAGGCCGAAGACGTCATAGGCCAGACCGCCACCGACCTGAACATCTGGGGCGTACCCGGCGTGGGGCCGGGTTTATTGCAACGGTTGCAGGCCGGCAGCATCCGCAATCTGGAGATGCCCTTTCGCCGCAGCAATGGCCAGGTGTTTACCGGCCTGATTTCTGCCGAGCCTTTCGACCTCGATACGACCCCGGCCCTGGTGGTCGTCGTGCGGGATATCAGTCAACTCAAGGAAACCCAACAACAGCTGCAAACCTCCGAGGAGAAATTCGCCAAGGCCTTTCATGCCTCTCCCGACGGCTTGCTCCTGTCCCGGCAGAGCGACGGCTTGTTGCTGGAAGTGAACGAAGGCTTCAGCCGTATTACCGGCTTCAACAGCGCGATGTCCGTGGATCGCTCGGCCCTGGACCTGGGGATCTGGGTCAATCTCAACGAGCGCAAACAGATGCTCGAACTGTTGCACCGGGACGGTTTCGTCCGCGACTTCAGTTGCCACATTCGCCGCAAAGACGGGCAGATCCGGCTCTGCGAGGTTTCAAGCCGGCCGTTGCCCATTGGCGATGAAGATTGCATGCTGACCATTGCCCGGGACATTACCGAGCGACATCTGATGCAGGAGAAACTGCAACAGGCCGCCACGGTGTTCGAGAGCACTGCCGAAGGCGTATTGATCACCGACACCCAACAGCACATCAGCGCGGTCAATCGTGCCTTCACCGAAATTACCGGCTACAGCGAGAGCGAAGCGCTGGGCCACACCCCTCGCCTGCTCGCCTCGGGCCTGCATGACAGCGCATTTTATGCGGCGATGTGGCATCAATTGACCGCCGACGGTCATTGGCAAGGCGAGATCTCCAACCGGCGCAAGAATGGCGAGCTCTACCCGAGCTGGCTGACCATCAGTGCGGTGCGCAACCGAGACAAACTCATCACCCACTTTGTTGCGGTGTTCGCAGACATTTCCAGCCTCAAACACGCGCAAGCCAAACTCGACTACCAGGCGCACCACGACCCGTTGACGGGCCTGCCAAACCGCACGCTGTTCGAGAGTCGGCTGTTGACGGCACTGAACAGCCAGCAGGAAAACGGTGGCCAAGGCGCGGTGCTGTTCCTCGACCTGGACCGTTTCAAACACATCAACGACAGCCTCGGCCACCCGGTTGGCGACCTGCTGCTCAAAGGCATTGCCGTGCGCCTCAAGGAGCAACTGCGCGATATCGATACCGTAGCGCGGCTGGGTGGCGACGAATTCATCATCCTGCTCCCTGGCCTGCAACAATCCAGCGATGCCGACAACATTGCCACCAAGCTGCTCAATTGCTTCGCCGCCCCTTTCCAGGCCGGCGAGCACGAGTTTTTCATCAGCGCCAGCATCGGCACCAGCCTGTACCCCAAGGACGGCTGCGACGTTGCCACACTGGTCAAGAACGCCGATGCCGCGATGTATCGCTCCAAGGCCAAGGGCCGTAACCGGGTTGAAAGCTACACTCGCGACCTCACCGCCCAAGCCAGCGAGCGCGTGGCGCTGGAACATGAACTGCGGCGTGCCATCGAGCGCAATGAGCTGTTTTTGTACTACCAGCCCAAAATCAGTCTGGACGATCATCGAGTGGTCGGCGCCGAAGCGCTGATTCGCTGGCATCACCCCACCTTCGGCGATGTGCCTCCCGAGCACTTCATTCCCCTGGCCGAAGAAAACGGCATGATTCTGCAAATCGGCGACTGGGTACTTGAGACCGCCTGCCGACAGATGTACGAGTGGAATCAGGTCTATGAATGCCTGGGCCCACTCTCGGTCAATCTGGCCGGTGCTCAACTGCGCCAGCCGAACCTGCTCGGCCGGATCGAGCAATTGCTCAAAGACAACCACCTCAACCCCGGCTTCCTGCAACTGGAAATCACTGAAAACTTCATCATGAGCCAGGCCGAAGAGGCGCTGGCGGTGCTGCATCAACTCAAACGCCTGGGCGTGCAATTGGCAATCGACGATTTCGGCACTGGCTATTCGTCCCTGAGCTACCTCAAACGCCTGCCACTGGACATCCTCAAGATCGACCAATCCTTCGTCCGCGGCCTGCCCGACGACCCACATGACGCGGCGATTGTTCGCGCAATCATCGCCCTGGGCCGCAGCATGCAATTCACCGTCATCGCCGAGGGCGTCGAAACCCAGGCGCAGCAGCAATTCCTGGCTGCGGAGGGCTGTGAACAGATCCAGGGTTACATCGTCAGCCTGCCCTTACCAGCGGACGAATTCGCCGCGACGTTTCTTCGTACAGCCATATTGGATTTTTCGGATAGCACAGCCGAGAAACCATCGCTATAA
- a CDS encoding polyamine ABC transporter substrate-binding protein, which yields MSKSPLRTLFAASLLCAGISTSVGAVETGVYLYNWFDLLAPETPKEFEQETGTSIHMDAFDSAEIMQSKVMAGRTGYDVVVATSNVLPSLIQAGVLQPLDRNQLSNLSHIDPEILSQLAVNDPGNRYAVPYLWGTTGIGYDVDKVKAALGDNAPVNSWDLIFKEENISKLKSCGVAMLDSPSEIISIALHYLGLPSNSKNPDDYQKAQALLLKIRPYVLYFDSSRIDSDLADGNICAVVGWANGALAAQAINEKTNTGRKIAYSLPREGALVWSENLVLLKDAPHPKEGMAFINYMLRPEIIAKSSNHTLYPNANKDATEFVEQKLRDNPWIYPDKKTVAALVPLEPLPLKLERIRTRVWTKVKSGT from the coding sequence ATGAGCAAATCACCTTTGCGAACCCTTTTTGCCGCCTCGCTTCTCTGTGCAGGGATAAGCACATCAGTGGGGGCTGTAGAGACTGGGGTGTATCTGTATAACTGGTTCGATCTTCTTGCGCCGGAGACCCCAAAGGAGTTTGAGCAGGAAACCGGCACCAGCATCCATATGGATGCGTTCGACAGTGCCGAAATCATGCAGAGTAAAGTGATGGCTGGGCGCACGGGGTACGACGTGGTTGTGGCTACCTCCAACGTGTTGCCAAGCCTGATTCAGGCGGGAGTCCTTCAGCCGTTGGATCGTAATCAACTGAGTAATTTGTCCCACATCGATCCTGAGATCTTGTCCCAGCTTGCGGTCAATGACCCTGGTAATCGCTACGCTGTTCCCTATTTATGGGGCACTACCGGCATTGGCTATGACGTTGATAAAGTCAAAGCGGCATTGGGTGATAATGCTCCGGTGAATAGCTGGGACTTGATCTTCAAAGAAGAAAACATCAGCAAACTCAAGTCGTGCGGTGTGGCAATGCTCGACTCTCCAAGTGAGATCATTTCAATTGCCTTGCATTACCTTGGGCTCCCTAGCAACAGCAAGAACCCGGATGATTACCAGAAAGCTCAAGCCCTGTTGTTAAAGATCCGTCCCTATGTCCTCTATTTCGACTCATCCAGAATCGACTCTGACCTGGCTGATGGCAATATTTGTGCAGTTGTAGGATGGGCCAATGGTGCCCTTGCTGCGCAGGCCATCAACGAGAAGACTAATACTGGACGCAAGATTGCATACAGCCTTCCTCGCGAGGGAGCGCTGGTTTGGTCAGAAAATCTGGTTCTGTTAAAAGATGCCCCCCACCCAAAGGAAGGCATGGCATTTATTAATTATATGTTGCGACCAGAAATTATTGCCAAGAGCTCAAATCACACGTTGTACCCTAACGCTAATAAAGATGCCACGGAATTTGTTGAGCAGAAACTGCGCGACAATCCTTGGATTTATCCAGACAAAAAGACCGTTGCTGCACTTGTTCCACTTGAGCCGCTGCCGTTGAAGTTGGAGCGAATCCGCACTCGGGTTTGGACCAAAGTGAAGAGTGGTACGTGA
- a CDS encoding peptidase M41: MMKKMPPAIREHALQIANHEMGHYVVARALGFETGDVTLKVTMDLRHQAGASITLTRSILSIEDMKEHLEGRLIVLFAGAMSQALPAKHSARKLVDKSKATAILNGELGAEQDYAKIRELRHLLRNISYPDTDPASPERITAELKEITDRVWLRTQQIVEALADTITGLGALLVDGMTIVEQWGSPADTYEVVLTGEMLERLRQVQAIPSLSVWA, translated from the coding sequence ATGATGAAGAAGATGCCTCCCGCTATACGGGAACATGCATTGCAGATTGCGAATCACGAAATGGGGCACTACGTAGTTGCCCGAGCCTTGGGCTTTGAAACGGGTGATGTGACCCTGAAAGTCACCATGGACTTGAGGCATCAGGCCGGGGCTTCCATTACCTTGACGCGGTCAATTCTCTCGATAGAAGACATGAAGGAACATTTGGAAGGTCGGCTGATCGTCCTCTTTGCTGGTGCTATGAGTCAGGCATTACCTGCAAAACATTCAGCCAGGAAACTCGTCGATAAATCGAAAGCGACAGCCATTCTGAATGGAGAACTTGGAGCGGAACAGGATTACGCAAAAATAAGGGAGTTACGGCACTTGCTGCGCAATATCTCCTACCCGGATACGGATCCAGCGTCGCCCGAGCGCATAACTGCCGAACTTAAAGAGATTACTGATCGTGTGTGGCTGCGGACTCAACAAATCGTAGAGGCATTGGCCGATACGATTACCGGATTGGGCGCGCTACTAGTAGACGGCATGACTATTGTGGAGCAGTGGGGCAGTCCGGCGGACACCTATGAGGTTGTGTTGACGGGTGAAATGCTTGAGCGACTGCGGCAAGTGCAGGCGATTCCGTCGTTGAGCGTTTGGGCCTGA
- a CDS encoding Lrp/AsnC family transcriptional regulator, translating to MPDTRPPVLDEIDRQLIAALQINARESVAMLARQLGIARTTVTSRLARLEKAKVITGYGVRLGQRVVDGGLQAYVGITVQPRSGKEVLRRLSAMAQVQQLCAVSGEFDYVAWLRTDSPEQLDQLLDQIGSVDGVEKTTTSIILSSKIDRGQPV from the coding sequence TTGCCTGACACCCGCCCGCCTGTTCTTGACGAAATCGACCGCCAATTGATCGCAGCCTTGCAGATCAATGCCCGCGAAAGCGTGGCCATGCTCGCCCGGCAACTGGGCATCGCCCGCACCACGGTGACGTCGCGTCTGGCGCGGCTGGAAAAGGCCAAGGTGATCACCGGATATGGTGTGCGCCTGGGGCAGCGCGTGGTGGATGGCGGATTGCAGGCGTATGTCGGGATTACGGTACAACCACGGTCCGGCAAGGAAGTGCTGCGGCGTCTCAGCGCCATGGCGCAGGTTCAGCAATTGTGTGCGGTGAGTGGCGAATTTGATTATGTGGCGTGGTTGCGCACCGATTCGCCGGAGCAGCTGGATCAGTTGCTGGATCAGATTGGCAGTGTGGATGGCGTGGAGAAGACGACGACTTCGATCATCTTGAGCAGCAAGATTGATCGGGGCCAGCCGGTTTGA
- a CDS encoding flavin monoamine oxidase family protein gives MNKNNRHPADGKKPVTVFGPDFPFAFDDWIEHPAGLGSIPAHNHGAEVAIVGAGIAGLVAAYELMKLGLKPVVYEASKMGGRLRSQAFNGAEGIIAELGGMRFPVSSTAFYHYVDKLGLQTKPFPNPLTPASGSTVIDLEGKTHYAQKLADLPALFQEVADAWADALEAGSQFSDIQQAIRDRDVPRLKELWNTLVPLWDDRTFYDFVATSEAFAKLSFHHREVFGQVGFGTGGWDSDFPNSMLEIFRVVMTNCDDHQHLVVGGVEQVPLGIWRHVPERCVHWPEGTSLSSLHSGAPRSGVKKIAHAPNGRFTVTDNYGDTREYAAVLTTCQSWLLTTQIECDESLFSQKMWMALDRTRYMQSSKTFVMVDRPFWKDKDPETGRDLMSMTLTDRLTRGTYLFDNGDDKPGVICLSYSWMSDALKMLPHPVEKRVKLALDALKKIYPKVDIAARIIGDPITVSWEADPHFLGAFKGALPGHYRYNQRMYAHFMQDEMPAEQRGIFIAGDDVSWTPAWVEGAVQTSLNAVWGIMKHFGGETHAENPGPGDVFNEIGPIALPE, from the coding sequence ATGAACAAGAACAATCGCCATCCTGCAGACGGTAAAAAACCGGTCACCGTTTTCGGCCCGGACTTTCCTTTCGCCTTCGACGACTGGATCGAGCACCCGGCCGGGCTGGGCAGTATTCCGGCGCACAATCACGGCGCCGAAGTGGCGATTGTCGGGGCTGGCATTGCAGGCCTGGTGGCCGCCTACGAATTGATGAAGCTGGGCCTCAAGCCTGTCGTCTACGAAGCCTCGAAGATGGGCGGCCGGCTGCGCTCCCAGGCCTTCAACGGCGCTGAAGGTATCATCGCCGAACTCGGCGGTATGCGTTTCCCAGTGTCGTCGACCGCGTTTTATCACTACGTCGACAAGCTCGGCCTGCAGACCAAACCCTTCCCCAACCCGCTGACGCCTGCGTCGGGCAGCACAGTAATCGATCTGGAAGGCAAAACTCATTACGCACAGAAACTGGCGGATCTTCCTGCACTGTTCCAGGAAGTCGCTGACGCCTGGGCCGATGCTCTTGAAGCCGGCTCGCAGTTCTCCGATATCCAGCAAGCGATCCGAGACCGCGATGTGCCGCGTCTCAAGGAACTGTGGAACACTCTGGTGCCGCTGTGGGACGACCGCACGTTCTATGATTTCGTCGCCACCTCCGAAGCCTTCGCCAAGCTCTCGTTCCATCATCGCGAAGTGTTCGGCCAGGTCGGTTTCGGCACCGGTGGCTGGGACTCGGACTTCCCCAACTCGATGCTCGAAATCTTCCGCGTGGTGATGACCAACTGCGACGATCACCAGCATCTGGTGGTCGGCGGCGTGGAACAAGTGCCGCTGGGCATCTGGCGCCATGTGCCGGAGCGTTGCGTGCATTGGCCTGAAGGCACCAGTCTCAGTTCGCTGCACAGCGGCGCGCCGCGCTCCGGCGTGAAAAAAATTGCCCATGCACCGAACGGGCGTTTTACCGTCACCGACAACTATGGCGACACCCGCGAGTACGCAGCAGTACTGACCACCTGCCAGAGCTGGCTACTGACCACCCAGATCGAATGCGACGAAAGCCTGTTCTCGCAAAAGATGTGGATGGCCCTGGACCGCACCCGCTACATGCAATCGTCGAAGACTTTCGTGATGGTCGATCGCCCATTCTGGAAGGACAAGGACCCGGAAACCGGCCGCGACCTGATGAGCATGACCCTCACCGATCGCCTGACTCGCGGCACTTACCTTTTCGACAACGGCGACGACAAACCAGGAGTGATTTGCCTGTCGTACTCGTGGATGAGCGACGCGCTGAAAATGCTCCCGCACCCGGTGGAAAAACGCGTGAAGCTGGCACTGGACGCGTTGAAGAAGATCTACCCGAAAGTCGACATCGCCGCGCGGATCATCGGCGATCCGATCACCGTGTCGTGGGAAGCCGACCCGCATTTCCTCGGGGCCTTCAAAGGTGCGCTGCCCGGCCACTACCGCTACAACCAGCGCATGTACGCGCACTTCATGCAGGACGAGATGCCGGCCGAGCAGCGCGGGATTTTCATCGCCGGCGATGACGTTTCGTGGACGCCGGCCTGGGTCGAAGGCGCGGTGCAGACGTCGCTTAACGCGGTGTGGGGGATCATGAAACACTTCGGCGGTGAAACTCACGCCGAAAACCCGGGTCCAGGAGATGTGTTCAACGAGATCGGGCCGATCGCCCTGCCCGAGTAA